CGCGCGCCAACGCCTCATCGGCATCCTTGAACACGCCCTTGGGCTTGCCGTTGCGCGCGTCCAGCAGCGCGCCGCGCTCGGCGGACACGCGCTCGAACAGCCTGTCGCCATCGCCGGCCGCCAGTTCGCCGGACAGGCGCGTCAGCGCTTCTCGCAGATGGCCCTGGGCGTGGCCAGCCGGCGCGCTGAGCGACTGGCCCTCGCCCTGCTGGATCCACAGCAGCCCGGGGATGCCCGCCTGCTCGGGCTTGCTCTGTCCACGTCCGGGCAAGTCGAAGCCCAACAGCGCCGCCAGCGCATTCTCGGCCGCCTCGCCGTCCAGGCGTTCGGCGCCGCCATCGATCAGCAGCTCGCAGCGCGCCTTAGTCAGGAACTGCTTTTTCAGCACGTAGTCACGCCCCGCGTGGCTGAACGCCAGCTCCACGCTGGGCCGCGCGCCGGATTCGCCGCGCGGCGCCAGATCGGCGACCGTCTTGGTGCTGTAGCGCTCGAGAAAGGCGGCGCGGATGGCCGCCGCCACGGTGCTCTTGCCGGCCTCGTTGGGGCCGACAAACAGGTTCAGCCCGGGCTGCAGGCCGTCCAGCGCCAGGGGCTGGCGGAACTTGCGGAATTCTTCCAGGACGATGCGCGACAGCTTCATTGCGCGCCTCCTTCGGCCGCTGCCTCGCGCTGCATCCGCAGCAGCAGCCGCAGCGCCTCGGAGGCAACGGCGGCTTGCGCCTCGTCGCCCGGCGCGGCCTGCATCGCCTGCAACTGCGCCGCGACCTCGGCCACGTAGCCGCTGGCGCCCAGCTGCGCGAAATCGGCCTCGTCCGGCTCCAGCAGCAGGCCCGAGAAATCACAGAGCAGCGCGCGCGCCTGCGCGGCCGCCTCGCCCGCAGCGCGTTGCAGCAGCTCCCAGCCGGGCATGCCGACATGGCCGGCCAGCTCCAGCTTCAGCACGTCCTCGCCGCGCAGCGCGGCCAGACGGTCGGCCAGCGCCTGGGCATCGGTCGGCAGGCTCAGCGTCTCGCGCCAGGCGGACCAGCGGTAGCGGCCCAGGGCCACGCGCTCGACCTCCGGCGCCGCGCCCGGGCCAGCGATGCGCACGTCCAGCACATAGCCCGGCTCATTGCCCCGGAAGCGATCCTGCTCGGGCGTGCCCGCATACCAGCAACGCTCGTCCACCCGCAGGCAGCCGTGCCAGTCGCCCAGCGCCAGATAGTCCAGCCGCGCGCGCGCAGCGCGGTCCGCCGCGATAGGGTTGGTGGCGTCGATGGTGTCCGGCAAGCGGCCCGTGACGCTGCCGTGCGCCAGTCCGACGCGCACGCGGCCGGCCTCGCTTTCCATCAGGTCGAACGCCTGGGTCACGTCATCGTAGGTGTGGCGCTGGGTGAGCGGAGCGGCCAGCACCGCCAGGTTGGCGCCGGGCAGGTCCACCACGCCGGCGCGCAGCGGCACATGCACATTGGCGGGCACGCAGCCCAGCTGGATGGCGCGGGTCCAGACGCTGTCGGCCAGCGCGGCGTCGTGGTTGCCGGCGATCATCACCCAGGGGCCGGCGTAGGCGCCCAGCGCGCCGAACAGGCGACGGATGCCACGGTCGGAGATGCCTTGCGTGTCGAACACGTCACCGGCCACCAGCACCGCGTCCACGCCGCGCTGGGCCGCCAGTTCGGCGATC
The Achromobacter sp. AONIH1 DNA segment above includes these coding regions:
- a CDS encoding DNA repair exonuclease; translated protein: MTHILHTADWQIGRQYGQFDSDDAAMLAEARYDAVARIAELAAQRGVDAVLVAGDVFDTQGISDRGIRRLFGALGAYAGPWVMIAGNHDAALADSVWTRAIQLGCVPANVHVPLRAGVVDLPGANLAVLAAPLTQRHTYDDVTQAFDLMESEAGRVRVGLAHGSVTGRLPDTIDATNPIAADRAARARLDYLALGDWHGCLRVDERCWYAGTPEQDRFRGNEPGYVLDVRIAGPGAAPEVERVALGRYRWSAWRETLSLPTDAQALADRLAALRGEDVLKLELAGHVGMPGWELLQRAAGEAAAQARALLCDFSGLLLEPDEADFAQLGASGYVAEVAAQLQAMQAAPGDEAQAAVASEALRLLLRMQREAAAEGGAQ